Proteins encoded together in one Kwoniella shandongensis chromosome 3, complete sequence window:
- a CDS encoding protein SEY1, whose protein sequence is MNQTVDIAKNLVTNPPPELERLMNDPRTTDEARQAVKDISVVSPPPSGTATGFSAATGGNGGDQSRDGRLQVVNEDQEFTKQLSSYLDRWDLLDKGFAYDVVSVFGSQSTGKSTLLNRLFGTTFDVMDESKRQQTTKGIWMCPSKFGNTLVMDVEGTDGRERGEDQDFERKSALFSLASTEVLIVNLWEHQIGLYNGANMGLLKTVFEVNLGLFGGGGDTNKPRPQEKTLILFVIRDHVGSTPMSNLTATLTQDMEKIWASLSKPQHLADATLSSYFDLSFAALPHKVLMPEKFEESVLELRQRFTDRSRADYVFQPSYHKRIPADGVGFYMEGIWQQVLANKDLDLPTQQELLAQFRCDEISTVVTEAFVASSKVVRRPVEVGSVVDGLGALMRDWLDTALGKFDRDASRYHAGVYQRKRLDLLASLHASLSSLFLGQLKNLHKIETGKFSKGIVAGVKEPGYDFGKVVEEGKVASRTRFLDAAKEVKIDGTDWEYEHELASLEDDLRLIADRCRADETKKMVNTIERTVKRQLLEPVEVALSQPSPTMWDKVLETYKDVSESGEDAYLAKAKSYNCTEEENTAALTALRARIWLSLRKKLEEQTSDATILATLRSNFEERFRYDDAGVPRVWKPADDIEAAFRKSKDDTLALLPLFAEITPSSPSLLPALPSPEASFDLESDPTPFDPSTAFVLLSPTKLLSLETRFKREADAAYVEAKRSMVSSVAQIPLWMYGVLVVLGWNEAMAVLFNPLYFAMLLVLAASAYIVLQLGLAGPLLQVSKTVINEVRRIATEKLREAFADVPEAQRVLAQPVSASSNGTASDEGRRRGDLLADKYLEK, encoded by the exons ATGAACCAAACAGTCGATATCGCCAAGAACTTGGTGACAAACCCTCCACCCGAGCTAGAACGACTTATGAACGATCCTCGAACGACTGACGAGGCGAGACAGGCCGTCAAGGACATCAGTGTGGtttcacctccaccttctggGACAGCTACGGGTTTCTCAGCAGCGACtggtgggaatggagggGATCAGAGTAGGGATGGTAGATTACAAGTGGTCAACGAGGATCAAGAGTTCAC GAAACAACTCTCTTCATATCTTGACAGATGGGATCTCCTCGATAAAGGGTTCGCCTACGACGTCGTCTCCGTATTCGGCTCCCAATCGACCGGAAAATCAACCTTGCTCAATCGTCTCTTCGGGACAACGTTCGATGTAATGGACGAATCGAAACGACAACAAACTACAAAGGGTATATGGATGTGTCCGTCCAAATTTGGGAATACGTTGGTgatggatgtggaaggtacggatgggagggagagaggagaagatcaagatttTGAGAGAAAATCGGCATTGTTTAGTTTGGCTAGTACAGAAGTGTTAATCGTCAACCTTTG GGAACATCAAATTGGCTTGTATAACGGTGCGAACATGGGTCTGCTGAAGACCGTCTTCGAGGTCAACTTGGGCCTCttcggtggcggtggtgacACAAATAAGCCTAG ACCGCAAGAAAAGACCCttatcctcttcgtcattcgAGATCATGTGGGCTCAACACCCATGTCGAACTTGACTGCCACTCTTACCCAGGAcatggagaagatctgggcAAGCTTGTCCAAG CCGCAACATCTGGCCGACGCCACCCTCTCATCATACTTCGACCTATCATTCGCCGCTCTACCGCACAAAGTCCTCATGCCAGAGAAATTTGAGGAATCCGTTCTCGAACTACGACAACGATTCACCGACAGATCTAGAGCGGACTATGTCTTCCAACCGTCATATCACAAGCGGATACCCGCTGATGGCGTTGGATTCTACATGGAGGGAATCTGG CAACAAGTCCTTGCCAACAAGGATCTCGATCTCCCCACTCAGCAAGAACTGTTGGCTCAATTCCGATGCGATGAAATCTCAACGGTCGTGACGGAGGCTTTCGTAGCTAGCTCAAAGGTAGTCAGGAGGCCCGTCGAAGTCGGATCTGTGGTTGACGGTCTCGGAGCGTTGATGCGAGATTGGCTCGATACCGCATTGG GCAAATTCGATCGCGACGCTTCTCGATATCACGCTGGAGTTTACCAACGAAAAcgtcttgatctcctcgcctCTCTTCACGCATCTttatcatctctcttcttggGCCAACTGAAGAATTTGCACAAAATCGAGACCGGCAAGTTCTCAAAAGGCATTGTTGCAGGTGTTAAAGAACCAGGATATGACTTTGGAAAGGTTGTAGAGGAAGGCAAGGTGGCGTCTCGTACGAGATTCTTGGACGCGGCGAAAG AGGTCAAGATCGATGGTACAGACTGGGAGTACGAGCACgagctcgcttcgctcgaGGATGACTTGCGGTTGATAGCCGATAGATGTCGAgcggacgagacgaagaagatggtcaacACCATAGAG CGCACCGTCAAGAGACAATTGTTGGAGCCCGTCGAGGTTGCTCTCAGTCAGCCATCTCCGACTATGTGGGACAAGGTGCTTGAGACATACAAAGATGTCAGcgaaagtggagaggatgcaTATCTCGCCAAggcgaaga GCTACAACTGTACCGAGGAGGAAAATACTGCAGCTCTAACTGCACTGCGGGCACGGATCTGGTTGTCGCTGAgaaagaagttggaagagcaAACGTCGGACGCTACGATCTTGGCGACACTGAGATCGAACTTCGAAGAGAGGTTCAGATATGACGATGCGGGTGTTCCGCGAGTCTGGAAGCCCGCAGACGATATCGAAGCTGCTTTCAGAAAATCGAAGGACGATactcttgcccttctccccctctttGCAGAGATcaccccttcatcaccttcgcTCTTACCGGCTTTACCTTCCCCTGAAGCTTCATTCGACCTCGAGTCTGACCCCACACCCTTCGACCCCTCAACAGcctttgttcttctctcACCTACGAAATTGTTGTCACTTGAGACGCGATTCAAGCGTGAGGCTGACGCTGCGTATgtcgaggcgaagaggagTATGGTCTCCTCTGTTGCTCAGATCCCGTTGTGGATGTACGGTGTGTTGGTGGTTTTGGGATGGAACGAGGCTATGGCGGTGTTGTTCAATCCGCTTTACTTTGCAATGCTTTTAGTGTTGGCTGCTTCTGC CTACATCGTACTTCAACTTGGTCTGGCTGGACCTCTGCTCCAAGTATCCAAAACCGTCATCAACGAGGTCCGACGAATCGCAACCGAGAAACTACGAGAAGCTTTCGCGGATGTCCCAGAAGCTCAAAGAGTTTTAGCTCAACCTGTCTCAGCATCCAGCAATGGTACTGCGAGTGACGAGGGTAGACGTAGGGGGGATTTGCTAGCGGACAAGTATTTGGAAAAGTAG
- a CDS encoding homoserine O-acetyltransferase has product MLVHYCDYNWTGAHNYEEELHKVKANPTAKLQFAPNDYPQPSFKEVHRPTLTTLSLLTMSNPNTTSTPHPNPTDKNPFSALIHQQIAVIPSFKLESGVTLTNVPIAFKTWGKLNENKDNCLVICHALTGSADVEDWWGPLLGPDRAFDPTRFFIFCANVIGSPYGTVSSVTTNPETGRPYGPEMPGSSVKDDVRLHYTIVRSLGVKSVAAAIGGSMGGMTVLEWPLNTPPGFVRAIVPLATSARHSAWCISWGEAQRQSIYSDPDYRDGYYYESEDANGANSVVDLTRQPTRGLAAARMAALLTYRSRDSFESRFGRRAGVGGKSKVPKGGVRIMGGKETTDPSVPSESDLSKSPRERAWREHNDGHRSSSAVMSRRGSDSGKSNQGDSGEGEAGGAGGSSNTVTKIAEVGGSTNGTGEKKLGTGGDGAPKIFSAQSYLRYQGDKFTGRFDANCYIHITRKLDTHDLSHPSNDTSLTSLSSSLPPLPAEVEDADASQNVEEPDYTSRLTHALSLEPPALVIGIESDGLFTTSEQKELAAYIPDAELVVIPSPDGHDGFLLEFEAINGWVEGWLQRKMPEFYGERVISIEEYGKGEGEGGDGWGVKKESVFGEAEADVTRW; this is encoded by the exons ATGTTGGTCCACTATTGTGATTACAATTGGACGGGAGCTCACAA CTACGAGGAGGAATTGCACAAGGTCAAAGCGAACCCTACTGCCAAATTACAGTTTGCCCCAAACGACTATCCTCAACCCTCATTCAAAGAGGTGCACCGACCGACCCTCaccactctctctctcctcacaaTGTCCAACCCAAATACAACTTCAACCCCTCATCCCAATCCAACGGACAAAAACCCCTTCTCAGCATTGATCCACCAACAAATCGCCGTAATCCCATCTTTCAAACTCGAATCAGGAgtgacactcaccaatgtCCCTATTGCGTTCAAGACGTGGGGGAAGTTGAATGAGAATAAAGATAATTGTTTGGTCATTTGTCATGCGTTGACGGGGAGCGCGGATGTTgaagattg GTGGGGACCTCTCCTAGGCCCCGATAGAGCATTCGACCCTACtcgcttcttcatcttctgcgCCAACGTTATTGGATCGCCATACGGCACGGTCTCGAGCGTGACTACTAACCCGGAAACGGGCAGACCGTATGGTCCTGAGATGCCGGGTAGTAGTGTGAAGGATGATGTGCG ACTGCACTACACTATTGTCCGCTCCCTCGGCGTCAAATCCGTCGCAGCTGCGATCGGCGGTTCGATGGGCGGCATGACAGTTCTCGAATGGCCACTCAATACACCTCCAGGCTTCGTCCGAGCGATCGTTCCACTCGCTACATCTGCTCGACATTCCGCCTGGTGTATATCATGGGGTGAAGCCCAACGTCAATCTATCTATTCCGATCCAGATTACCGTGATGGATATTACTACGAATCCGAGGACGCAAATGGCGCCAATAGCGTTGTAGACCTGACTCGACAACCTACGAGAGGATTGGCCGCAGCTCGTATGGCCGCTCTGTTAACCTATAGATCAAGAGACAGTTTCGAATCTCGATTCGGGAGAAGAGCAGGTGTAGGTGGGAAGAGTAAAGTCCCCAAAGGTGGTGTGAGAATCATGGGCGGGAAAGAAACGACCGATCCGAGCGTTCCTTCAGAAAGTGATTTGTCGAAATCACCTAGAGAAAGAGCTTGGAGAGAACATAATGATGGTCATAGAAGTTCGTCAGCGGTcatgtcgagaagaggatcCGATTCGGGGAAGAGTAATCAAGGTGActctggagaaggagaagcaggaggagcaggcgGATCATCCAACACCGTCACGAAGATTGCAGAGGTTGGCGGGTCGACGAATGGGACTGGGGAGAAGAAATTGGGTACGGGAGGCGATGGTGCGCCAAAGATTTTCTCAGCGCAGAGTTATCTTCGTTATCAaggagacaag TTTACCGGCCGATTCGATGCGAATTGTTATATCCACATCACACGTAAACTGGACACACACgatctctcccatccatccaacGATACCTCTCTCACTTCGCTATCTTCGTCTTTACCTCCTCTACCTGCCGAAGTAGAAGATGCCGACGCATCGCAAAATGTCGAAGAACCAGATTACACCTCCCGCTTAACCCACGCCCTATCGCTCGAACCGCCCGCTCTAGTGATCGGTATAGAATCAGATGGTCTCTTCACAACTTCGGAACAGAAGGAATTGGCCGCCTATATCCCTGATGCGGAATTGGTGGTGATCCCAAGTCCGGACGGACATGATGGTTTCTTGCTGGAATTTGAGGCCATAAACGGTTGGGTGGAAGGTTGGttacagaggaagatgccggAATTTTATGGAGAGAGAGTTATCAGTATTGAAGAGTATgggaaaggtgaaggagaaggaggagatggatggggagtcaagaaggagagtgTGTTCGgagaggcagaagcggaCGTTACGAGGTGGTAG